In Rhinolophus ferrumequinum isolate MPI-CBG mRhiFer1 chromosome 18, mRhiFer1_v1.p, whole genome shotgun sequence, a genomic segment contains:
- the LOC117037487 gene encoding L-threonine 3-dehydrogenase, mitochondrial: protein MPVVIRTLRQTVCQVLQSTACRCRKAALPGLFPGPSPWQLPADANFHSASFSETDQPRVLITGGLGQLGVGLANFLRKRFGKDNVILSDIRKPSDHIFRSGPFIYSDILDYKNLRETVVNHRITWLLHYSALLSAVGEANVSLARAVNITGLHNILDVATEHNLRLFVPSTIGAFGPTSPRDPTPDLCTQRPRTIYGVSKVHAELMGEYYHYRYGLDFRCLRYPGIISADSQPGGGTTDYAVQIFHDAVKNGKFECNLKANTRLPMMYIDDCIRATLEVMEAPAESLSMRTYNVNAMSFSPEELAQEVLKHVPEFQITYNVDSVRQAIADSWPMNFDDSNARKDWRWKHDFDLPELVTTMLNFHGFDTRVAQAN, encoded by the exons ATGCCAGTGGTCATTAGGACGCTGCGGCAAACTGTATGCCAGGTGCTGCAGAGCACAGCCTGCCGCTGTCGGAAGGCTGCCCTGCCCGGCCTGTTCCCGGGCCCCTCCCCTTGGCAGCTTCCAGCCGATGCCAACTTccactctgcctctttctctgaaACAGACCAGCCACGTGTCTTAATTACAG GGGGTCTTGGCCAGCTGGGAGTGGGGCTTGCTAACTTTCTGAG GAAACGATTTGGGAAGGATAATGTGATTTTGTCTGACATAAGGAAACCGTCTGATCACATCTTCCGCAGTG GTCCATTTATTTATTCCGACATTCTGGATTACAAGAATCTTAGAGAGACAGTGGTAAACCATCGCATTACCTGGTTGCTTCATTATAGCGCTTTGCTCAGTGCAGTTGGAGAAGCAAATGTATCCTTGGCAAGAGCTGTCAATATCACAG GATTGCATAATATTCTGGATGTTGCCACAGAACACAATTTGCGATTGTTTGTGCCCAGCACGATTGGAGCTTTTGGACCCACTTCTCCCCGGGACCCAACCCCTGATCTCTGCACCCAGAGACCAAGGACAATCTACGGGGTGTCCAAGGTCCACGCGGAGCTCATGGGAGAA tATTATCATTACCGGTATGGGCTAGATTTCCGATGCTTGAGATATCCCGGCATCATTTCAGCTGACTCCCAACCTGGAGGAGGAACAACTG ACTACGCAGTCCAGATTTTCCACGATGCTGTGAAAAATGGCAAGTTCGAGTGCAACCTGAAAGCCAACACGAGGCTCCCAATGATGTACATTGATGACTGCATTAGGGCCACCCTGGAAGTGATGGAAGCCCCGGCAGAGTCCCTCTCCATGAGGACCTACAACGTCAACGCCATGAGCTTCTCCCCCGAGGAACTGGCCCAGGAGGTCCTGAAGCACGTACCAGAATTCCAGATCACCTACAACGTGGATTCTGTTCGACAGGCGATAG CCGACAGTTGGCCAATGAACTTTGATGACAGCAATGCTCGGAAGGACTGGAGATGGAAACATGATTTTGATCTTCCAGAGTTGGTGACGACCATGTTGAACTTCCATGGTTTCGATACCAGAGTTGCTCAAGCTAACTGA